One region of Tachysurus vachellii isolate PV-2020 chromosome 11, HZAU_Pvac_v1, whole genome shotgun sequence genomic DNA includes:
- the bpifcl gene encoding bactericidal permeability-increasing protein isoform X2, translating to MTYETSLLSINIHFCGSNSFRRSSKSVIKAKMWLIATFLLLGITQTHAEYPALQAVLTQKGLQKVSHWVTDWLQNELSIITLPEIKGSFDILFGSIQYSLHDMTIVRCDLPEPSVSFSEGTGMSLKMQGLSLAITGRWNTDFGFIHDGGWFEMAVYTINLNALLEFQDTEEHLSISTVMCNADVAAIQLNFHGGASFLFQRFVEMFRGQVKNMVQQRICPEFQKGIETIDMSLAASDVIQFDSYVYLNLSLTDSPVVFDNGFELHSKGEFYSAKSPSEPPFSPHYFKLPWQADYMLSVGMSDFCINSATYAYLKSGVLSINITDGMIPKTSPIHLNTSQFGFLIPKLPKLYPDMEMEVLLYASDTPLISFNQKVITVNLSAAGKFSAIKTPTNLIPLFRLDMQYSFSAKVCIDQQLLKGVLEMKNLTMLLGSTEIGEFEIAPFENLMKNVMSSIVLPKLNAQLKEGIPLPNVKGFSLNNSVMTIENGFLFLAADINSPFQYLKSGKL from the exons ATGACTTATGAAACAAGTTTGTTGAGCATAAATATACACTTCTGTGGAAGCAACAGCTTTAGACG GTCTAGCAAATCAGTAATCAAGGCCAAGATGTGGTTGATTGCTACTTTCCTCCTATTGGGaataacacagacacatgctGAATATCCTGCATTGCAAGCTGTTCTGACACAGAAGGGATTGCAAAAAG TATCTCACTGGGTAACCGACTGGCTTCAGAATGAACTGAGTATAATTACACTTCCAGAGATCAAAGGGAGCTTCGATATTCTTTTCGGCTCCATCCAATACTCCCTGCATGA CATGACCATTGTACGCTGCGATTTGCCAGAGCCCTCTGTATCCTTTTCAGAAGGAACAGGTATGTCTCTCAAAATGCAGGGACTCTCCCTCGCCATTACTGGTCGCTGGAACACTGACTTTGGCTTCAT ACATGATGGTGGTTGGTTCGAAATGGCTGTTTATACCATCAATCTCAACGCATTGTTGGAGTTTCAGGACACTGAAGAGCACCTTTCCATTTCTACTGTCATGTGTAACGCCGATGTAGCAGCTATTCAGTTAAATTTCCATGGTGGCGCAAG TTTTCTCTTCCAGAGATTTGTAGAAATGTTCAGAGGACAAGTTAAAAATATGGTGCAACAACGG ATATGTCCAGAATTTCAGAAAGGAATTGAAACTATTGACATGTCCCTGGCTGCATCTG ATGTGATTCAGTTTGATTCTTATGTATATTTGAATCTTTCGCTGACTGATTCGCCTGTTGTGTTTGACAATGGATTTGAATTACATTCAAAG GGTGAATTTTACAGTGCTAAATCTCCTTCTGAGCCACCATTTTCTCCCCACTATTTTAAGCTGCCATGGCAAGCAGATTACATGTTGTCAGTGGGTATGTCTGATTTCTGCATTAACTCAGCAACATATGCCTATCTTAAATCTGGAGTACTGAGTATCAACATCACAGATGGCATG ATCCCCAAGACCTCGCCTATTCACCTGAACACAAGCCAGTTTGGATTCCTGATTCCTAAG CTCCCCAAGTTGTATCCAGACATGGAGATGGAAGTACTGCTGTATGCCAGTGATACCCCACTTATTTCCTTTAATCAAAAAGTGATCACTGTGAACTTGTCTGCTGCAGGCAAATTCAGTGCTATCAAGACACCCACTAATTTGATCCCCCTCTTCAGACTGGATATG CAATATTCTTTTAGTGCTAAAGTCTGCATCGACCAGCAGCTGCTGAAGGGTGTTTTGGAAATGAAAAA TTTGACCATGCTGCTTGGATCGACAGAGATCGGCGAATTCGAA ATTGCACCATTTGAGAATTTGATGAAGAATGTAATGAGCAGCATTGTACTTCCAAAGCTGAATG CCCAGCTGAAGGAAGGCATTCCTTTGCCGAATGTGAAGGGATTCAGCTTGAATAATTCAGTGATGACCATTGAAAAC
- the bpifcl gene encoding bactericidal permeability-increasing protein isoform X1, which translates to MTYETSLLSINIHFCGSNSFRRRSSKSVIKAKMWLIATFLLLGITQTHAEYPALQAVLTQKGLQKVSHWVTDWLQNELSIITLPEIKGSFDILFGSIQYSLHDMTIVRCDLPEPSVSFSEGTGMSLKMQGLSLAITGRWNTDFGFIHDGGWFEMAVYTINLNALLEFQDTEEHLSISTVMCNADVAAIQLNFHGGASFLFQRFVEMFRGQVKNMVQQRICPEFQKGIETIDMSLAASDVIQFDSYVYLNLSLTDSPVVFDNGFELHSKGEFYSAKSPSEPPFSPHYFKLPWQADYMLSVGMSDFCINSATYAYLKSGVLSINITDGMIPKTSPIHLNTSQFGFLIPKLPKLYPDMEMEVLLYASDTPLISFNQKVITVNLSAAGKFSAIKTPTNLIPLFRLDMQYSFSAKVCIDQQLLKGVLEMKNLTMLLGSTEIGEFEIAPFENLMKNVMSSIVLPKLNAQLKEGIPLPNVKGFSLNNSVMTIENGFLFLAADINSPFQYLKSGKL; encoded by the exons ATGACTTATGAAACAAGTTTGTTGAGCATAAATATACACTTCTGTGGAAGCAACAGCTTTAGACG CAGGTCTAGCAAATCAGTAATCAAGGCCAAGATGTGGTTGATTGCTACTTTCCTCCTATTGGGaataacacagacacatgctGAATATCCTGCATTGCAAGCTGTTCTGACACAGAAGGGATTGCAAAAAG TATCTCACTGGGTAACCGACTGGCTTCAGAATGAACTGAGTATAATTACACTTCCAGAGATCAAAGGGAGCTTCGATATTCTTTTCGGCTCCATCCAATACTCCCTGCATGA CATGACCATTGTACGCTGCGATTTGCCAGAGCCCTCTGTATCCTTTTCAGAAGGAACAGGTATGTCTCTCAAAATGCAGGGACTCTCCCTCGCCATTACTGGTCGCTGGAACACTGACTTTGGCTTCAT ACATGATGGTGGTTGGTTCGAAATGGCTGTTTATACCATCAATCTCAACGCATTGTTGGAGTTTCAGGACACTGAAGAGCACCTTTCCATTTCTACTGTCATGTGTAACGCCGATGTAGCAGCTATTCAGTTAAATTTCCATGGTGGCGCAAG TTTTCTCTTCCAGAGATTTGTAGAAATGTTCAGAGGACAAGTTAAAAATATGGTGCAACAACGG ATATGTCCAGAATTTCAGAAAGGAATTGAAACTATTGACATGTCCCTGGCTGCATCTG ATGTGATTCAGTTTGATTCTTATGTATATTTGAATCTTTCGCTGACTGATTCGCCTGTTGTGTTTGACAATGGATTTGAATTACATTCAAAG GGTGAATTTTACAGTGCTAAATCTCCTTCTGAGCCACCATTTTCTCCCCACTATTTTAAGCTGCCATGGCAAGCAGATTACATGTTGTCAGTGGGTATGTCTGATTTCTGCATTAACTCAGCAACATATGCCTATCTTAAATCTGGAGTACTGAGTATCAACATCACAGATGGCATG ATCCCCAAGACCTCGCCTATTCACCTGAACACAAGCCAGTTTGGATTCCTGATTCCTAAG CTCCCCAAGTTGTATCCAGACATGGAGATGGAAGTACTGCTGTATGCCAGTGATACCCCACTTATTTCCTTTAATCAAAAAGTGATCACTGTGAACTTGTCTGCTGCAGGCAAATTCAGTGCTATCAAGACACCCACTAATTTGATCCCCCTCTTCAGACTGGATATG CAATATTCTTTTAGTGCTAAAGTCTGCATCGACCAGCAGCTGCTGAAGGGTGTTTTGGAAATGAAAAA TTTGACCATGCTGCTTGGATCGACAGAGATCGGCGAATTCGAA ATTGCACCATTTGAGAATTTGATGAAGAATGTAATGAGCAGCATTGTACTTCCAAAGCTGAATG CCCAGCTGAAGGAAGGCATTCCTTTGCCGAATGTGAAGGGATTCAGCTTGAATAATTCAGTGATGACCATTGAAAAC